Part of the Triticum aestivum cultivar Chinese Spring chromosome 4D, IWGSC CS RefSeq v2.1, whole genome shotgun sequence genome is shown below.
ACTTCTCTTCCTAAACTACAGTAGTGTCTTATCCACAACAGGACCATCTTTGCCACTGTGATGCCTGTCTCAAGAAAGAAGGCATATCCCTCCTGTCGTTCCATGCCAGCACCCAGATCACATAGACCGTTAGCAAATCATATTGGTGTGTGTGAGTTAGTTTTAGGAAAGACATTTTGAACCTATCAAAACGAACGCAAATGTATGAAGCACAGAATATCAATTGAAAGTTTTGAGAGGTAGGTGGAGAACCACACAACTTTAAAGAGATGTGATGCCTTTTTCTCTATTAAGAACGAACTACAAACCCAATCGTTCTCAGTAAAAATTGCAGCTAGGAAGTTCAATAAGTCGTGAGGCACCATAGTGCACTGATAAAATGACTAATAAGCCAAGAACCTTACCTTCTCCACACCATATAAATAGGTAGGCTCAAACGATTTGCTTCTTTTCTCAAACCACTTCACTGTAACAAACAACATAACCTAGTGAGAAGTCCGAGGAAATAAATACTCGAAGTTTAGCAACCAGCAGAGAGTTATAAAAATTTCTACAGGCACCATTGTAGGAGGAAGAACCAGAGAATATGGCCATTTTACAGCAAAGAGAAAACATTACCAATGTTCGAAAGAAGATGATCCATGCTTGGTAATTGAAGATCCTTAATGAGGTGGAGGAAGTCATCCCAGTTCGATCTGACCTGTCATTCATATATGGGAAGAAAAGATCAACCCCTAGTTAGAATATATGCATGACTAATAAACGAGACACAGATATCAGCACAGCACCAGTCATGAAAGAGCAACTCCAAAACAGAAAATCATGATGTCGCTTTATGGGATTCAGCATGGAGAATTATCTTAATAAGTAtcccttttattaatcaaatgatATTGCTAGCTTGCATGTCCAGACGTGCTCCTCATACAACAAACTGAATCACCTAACAGTTTTTTTTAATAGCACCTAACAGTTCTGTTACTTGCAAACATGATCCTTCAAGGACCAGCTGTAGAAGAAATTTTTGGAAAGGAGCTACAAATGCAAAGAGTTTATGACACTGATCAAACTTCTTACCATTAGTTGGAGGGCATTATCTGAAACCTGCTTTATGTTCCTCCAAAATAAGGCAGCACGAGAGTACCACTTTCTGGATAAGTATGTAGCCGCTGCTTTGATTGATTCTTTAGCAGATAAAGGATGATGTACAGAACCCTCTCCGGTTGTCTTCAATTCCGGTACCCCTGGAATGATTGCAGTAACAATTGCGTCAGCTGCATTCTCTGACTGTGGTTCAAATTCTTTGTGTCCATTCCAAGTTCGAAACATAATCTTACTCCTTCTAGCTCCAGGACCAACCCAAGTTGACAAAAACTTAGATGCCAAAACATTGAACTTATCACCATTAACCTCTAGAATTTTCTCAGCTGAACGCCCCAGGTTCTGGAGATCCATAATATAAGACGCACCTTTGCTGGCCCATAGTCCACCACTGATTATCTACAACTCAAAAGCAGAGTAGCACTTTACAGACGATACGATAATACCAATTGGAAACATGGACATGTATTGCAAATAGGAACAACAATCACGGGGAACATTATTGTACTGGAAATCCAAGTATGCAAGGAGGAAAAGCATAAATACATACCTTGATTTGGACTAGTTGTGCTTCACCAAATTCAATCCCAGTGAACTCACTTGAGCAGCCCGGCTTCGCATGGAAAAGACAACTCAAAGATTAGAGGCTACACATACACACTGGACAACTATGGACCAAAAATAAAACAGAAGGAACAAATATGAGCTACTGAGCACCAAATAGAATGGCTTGGTATTCTTGTTGTTTTCTTACTAATCTAGGGTAGGCCATCTGGCCCCTCACACGCGTCAAGCCGCAGGCACTGCAGCAATTAACGTTCACGCTCCAGTGCATGCAGTAGCATGGCCAATCGGGCCGTGATGAGCTCTCCACATGCGGGCGGGCAACGTACTGGCTGATTGATTTCACATTTGAGTTGCAGCTCTATATAGTGGCCGATTGATTTCGTATTAGAGTTGCAGCTGGTTGGGCTATATAGTGGCCGGCTGACTTTGCATTTGAGTTGCAGCCCGTTGGGTCATTTACTGGCCGATTGATTTCGATGCAACGGCTCGAACAATTAATGTGGATGGCAGGCCAAGCGTCGCAAGCGCTTCTGCGTGCTGGCAGGCCAAGCATCGCAAGCGCTGGTCGAACTAGGAAAACGCCTTCTAAATTGGAACAAAACAGAAAATTAAGCGCCTTCTtattaggaacagagggagtaggcaACAGTACTTAGAACTTTCTCATTTAGGTGCAGACTGTATCATAGTAAAACCTAAGCAGTTGGCATAAAAAATTGAAGAAACATTTGCCATGAAGAATGCAAGCAAAGGACATTATAGATATCAGATATGAAATTAACGCGCTGATGATTTGACGAAAGGCGGAAACAAAAGCACATCCGAGACTTTTCTGCTGGGCTACACTAGGGCAGAATGCATGGTGTTCACTATTCAGGGAAATCAATTGACCAAAACACATCAAAAACAGGACACAAGACGAAGTTCAAGTTATTAAAGCAGCCTAATCAGCAACCAACACTGGAGTAGTCTAGCAACAACCATCCATAGACCCTCTCGTAGGAAACGAAGCTGGTTCACGAGTTCCCTGTCACGAAATCGTCAAAATGCTACGCCGATTTGACCAATTTCGTAATCGAATTGGCTACACAACAGCACTGTTGAGTTGAATTCAACAGAAGCCCTGTCCTAATTAATCGCGTGTGTAAGATACTCCTAGAAAAGAAGGCCAGCTAGGGCACCGAATTAAATTCTTCTTCCTTCGGCGAGACAGAGGGGGGGCCAGGGCGAGGCGGGTGGCTCACCTGCTGCACGAAGTTGGTGTGCATGACGACGAGCAGGCAGAAGAGCGCGACGGCGCCGGCGAGGTAGAGGTACTCGAGCGCGAGGCGGATCCGCGGGGTGAGCAGCTGGGACAGCATCCCGGAGAGCCGCGCGTGCACCCGCAGGAACGTCTGCTCCGGATCCATCCCCCCGCCCCCCGCGCCGGCGCCGAAGAAGCTTCGATTCGGCCGGGGGAAGGCAGATCGGGAAGGGATTCCGGGAGCGAGCTCCTCGCTCTCCTAATCTTCCGGCCCTCGGGGAATTGGTTGGGGATTTGAATTCTGCGGGGCAGTTCGCATGTGATGCCTCGATATTTTTTTGGTTTGTTTCGTGTTGGTTGTGTTTCCTGTGGCGATGATAATCCAGAGAGGGAGGGGCTTTCTTGGGGAACGGGCCAGTGGCATGTGTCAGCGTGTGTAAAAGCGGCGGCACGCACACGGCAACTCGTACCGGTGGCGCCGCACATCGCTTCTTCTGCGAGGAGTACTACTACCTAGttactttttctttctttctataaTAAAAGTAAGTAAAACGGGCAGACAAAGTAGGGCAAGGGAAATCACCATTTCCTCGTCGGCCCCTTCCCCTTGCGGTCGTCAGTGCGGCTAGAATTGGACCCTTCACCACTTCAGGGCCTTTGACTGGTGCCATTATAATGGACGCGGGCTACAAATGGGAAGTATTCCCATGCAACTGATACACGGTGGAGTATTCCCGCGCTTCCAGCATGATAATTATACGGTCTAGTTCTAACAATATAGACCCGCCTTATCCACGGACCCACCTGATCACGTGGCGTATTTTACCCGACGTGCAACACATGGTGTGGGACCCACCAAGGTCACTTCCCATCAAGAGAGATCATGTGTATCGAAACCCCTGGTGATTAAATGATTGCCTCCACGATCCCTGTGTGTAATTAACGTACAAGCATGGGTAAAGGGGGCGATTTACTGACATGCGACGGCTTTAACCCGTTGTCGTTTCGTTTTTACCCTAAATATAAAGGGGAGGCGTCAAGGCAAACACTTTACGCTCTCATTCCTctattcctcttcttcctcatgcCTATAGGCTATAGCCCTCGTGCCCTCCCACATTCCTCGCCCAGGAGTAGCGTTTTAGCTTGTCCCCACCCCCGATGGCATGGCCGGAGCAGGGAAGCAGGGCAAGGAAGGGAAGGCGACAGCCACCAAGATGAAACCGGCAACAAGGGCCAAGGCTCCTTCTTTGACAAATGGGAAATGAAGGTCGTCCACCATGGACAAGGCCTAGCTGAACTGGCTAGCCGAAGCGTATCTTCCGTCGCCGGAACACGCCTCCGCATGCTCCTCGCTGGTCACCAGGAACGGTGGCTCCTTGCCATCACGACCCCCAAGCCGCGCGCAGCTGAGAACGAGCGGGTATGATTCATTCCCCACCTTTTGCCGCCCTCGGCTTTTTAATCCATCCCCTCCTCGGGGGCCTCCTTCATTTATATGGCGTGCAGCTTTACCATCTTGCCCCAAACTCCATACCGCACATCGTGTGTTTTTGTGTTGTGCGCCCCACCTCGGCCTGTAGCACAAACATTTTTGCGTCAAGCTCTTAGCTAATGGCTCTGGGCCATGCGAGTGCAGTGCCGCATCCATCAACAAGGTTCTTGGTTTTGGCTATTTAAGCGGAGCCTTCACAGAAACCAACAAGAAGCGGCAGGGGGAATGGTTCTGCATTCCAAACGTGCCATTGGGGCCTGGGCGGGGAAGCTtctcatgtatacgaaaaatgttaaTAGTGTGTATCAGAGAAAAGCAGACAtcaaaaacatgtatttgaaaatgttaataaTGTATTTGAGAAAACAAAGAGAATCGGGAAAAAACAAGTaaaccaaaaaaagaaaacaaaaataaaagaaaacccaTGCAAAGCAATGGAAAAAGTTAAACCCGAGAAAAAAAGTTAAACTCAATAACGATATAAAGAAAACCATAGAACAGAAATAAAAatgaagaaagcaaaaaaaaacagcgaaatcgagaaagaaaacaaaggaaaaccaaggAAAAAAGAAATGAGAAAACCAGCAAAACCCGTGAAAGAAAGAAAACCGgtggaaaaacaaagaaaaaagaaaccGAAGAAAAATAGGTGAAGAAACGGAAGAAACCCAAAAAGAAAAAGCGGCTATCTTTTTTGGTTCCTCTATTAtgtatatatgtattaatttttttattgttttgctAGTTCTGCcaaaaaatattgaccatgaaTCAAAAAAGTGTTTATCGTATATTTCAAAATTTGTATGTAAAAATGTCCTGATATACACAAAaaagtacaatgtgtatgaaaaaagtagcGATCAAACACAAAAATTGGGggaaatattaaacatgtataatAAGATGATCCTGATGTATATGAAAAATTTATAACGTGTATCTATAAAATTGAACATCGAAacattattatttaaaaaaatgttgacccTATATCAAAAGAAATGTTAgccgtatactccctccgttcggaaatacttgacgtggctttagttcaaatttaaaataaaatcacGTAAATTATTTCCGAATGGAGGTAGTTTATCAAAAATATTAATCTCGTATAAATATTGTTCCCTATATATACGGAAAAATAAATGTATATGAAAAAAGTAGTCATCAAACATATCTTTTTtcaaatgttaatcatgtatttgaaaaatgttaagcaTCTATATAAAAATGTTCCTGAGTAATACAATCAATGTACAATATCTATGAAAGAAAGTAGTTGTCAAACACATATATTTTAGCCATGCAAAAAAACACATATATTTtagaaaaatattaatcatgtattttaaaatgttaaacatgtataaaaaatgttgctAATGTATACGAAAATGTATAGTGTGTATGAAagaaaagtagacataaaaaatatatatttgaaaatGTTAATAATATATTTCAGGACTCGGCGAAACCGagaaagaaaaacaaataaaacccCAAAAAATGAAAACCGAAGAAAACCCATTCAACAGAATGGAAAAANNNNNNNNNNNNNNNNNNNNNNNNNNNNNNNNNNNNNNNNNNNNNNNNNNNNNNNNNNNNNNNNNNNNNNNNNNNNNNNNNNNNNNNNNNNNNNNNNNNNNNNNNNNNNNNNNNNNNNNNNNNNNNNNNNNNNNNNNNNNNNNNNNNNNNNNNNNNNNNNNNNNNNNNNNNNNTGAAACACGAGAATGAAAAAAAAAACCGAGAGAGGAAACAACAAGAAACCAAGAAAGACAAAAGGAAAAGCATAAACTGGGAAACTGGGAAAGTAaacaaagaaaaagggaagaaaagcAGAAACAAGTAAAAACCATGAAAGAAAGAAACAAGGAAAACcggtgaaaaaacaaagaaaatagaaAGCCAAAGAAAAACCGATGAAGAAACGAAAGAAATACAAAAAATAAATAGCggctactgatgacccacaagtatagtggatctatcatagtcctttcgataagtaagagtgtcgaacacaacgaggagcagaaggaaatgacaagcggtttcagtaaggtattctctgcaagcactgaaattatcggtgacagatagttttatgataaggtaatttgtaactgctaaaaagtaacaaaagtaaacaaggtggcccaatcctttttgtagcaaaagacaagtctgtacaaactcttatataaaggaaaatgcttccgaggacacatggtaattatcgtcaagctagttttcatcatgctcatatgattcgcgttcgttactttgataatttgatatgtgggtggaccggtgcttcggtactgcccttccttggacaagcatcccacttatgatttacCCCTCTCGCAaggatccgcaactacgaaagaagaattaaggtaaacctaactatagtatgaaacatgtggatccaaatcagccccttatgaagcaacgcataaactagggtttaagcttctgtcactctagcaacccatcatctacttattacttcccaatgccttcctctaggcccaagtaatggtgaagtgtcatgtagtcgacgttcacataacatcactagagcaaagacaacatacatctcatcaaaatatcgaacgaataccaaattcacatgactacttataacaagacttctcccatgtcctcaggaacaaacgtaactactcacaaatcatattcttgttcataatcagaggggtattgatacgcataaaggatctgaacatataatcttccaccgaataaaccaactagcatcaactagaaggagtaatcaacactactagcaacccacaggtaccaatctcaggttttgagacaaagatcggatacaagagatgaactagggtttgagaggagatggtgctggtgaagatgttgatggagattgaccccctcccgatgagaggatcggtgttgatgacgatttccccctcccggagggatgtttccccggcagaacagctcagccagagccctagattgattccgtcACGAGACGGCgacacttcgtcccgaaagcttctttcttatttttttcagggcaaaagacaccttataccagaagatgggcatcggggggcttccaggtggcccacgagacagggggcgcgccctccaccctcgtggacagggggtGACCCcactctggtgctttcttcgcccaatatttttaatatattccaaaactgactttcgtggagtttcaggacttttagagttgtgcagaataggtctctaatatttgttctttttccagcctagaattctagctgccggcattctccctctttatgtaaaccttgtaaaataagagagaaaagatataagtattgcgacataatgtgaagtaataacccataatacaataaatatcgatataaaaacatgatccaaatggacgtatcagctactTTTTTTGGTTCTTCTGTTAAGCATATATGTACTTAAATCTTTTATTCCTTTGCAAGTTTAGAAAAAAAATTGATCGTGTAtcaaaaaaatgttgaacatataTTTAAAAATGTGTTACAAAGTGTTCatgatatatataaaaaatgtacaatgtgatTGAAAACATGTAGCCATcaaacacaaaaataataatataattagTAGAACTTGTATAAAACAATGTTACCGATATAATAATGTATTTGAAGAAACGAAGAAAACCAGGAAAGAAAGACAACTAAAATGAAAAAAGAAAGTGAAACCCAAGGAAAACCCAAGCGACTGAATGGAAAAAGCGAAACTGGAGAAGAAACCAAAGAAAACTGGGAGAAGGAACAAAAAAACACGAAGaaataaaataaggaaaaaaaGTCAATGAAACTGagaaagaaaaccaaaagaaaaggaaagaaaagagaaacCAGTGAAAAATGTAAATGAAATGAAGAAAACCGGTGGACGAAAAAAAACCCGAAGAAAAACCAATGAATAAACGaaagaaaaccaaaaataaaagGAAGCTATCTTTTTTGGTTCTTTTGTTAAGCATCAATGTCAGTAAATCTTTTATTGTTTGGCTAATTGTCAAAAAAACAAATGATCATATatcaaaaaaatgttcaacatacatttagaaaatgcacaaaaaaatgttccttatataaacaaaaaatgtacaatgtgtatgaaatagAGTAGTcattaaaacacaaaaaatcatCTACTAAAACAATGTTGAAGTTGTATAAAAATATATTTGTGATGTGcatgaaaaatgttgaacatgtatttgacaaATTTAAAATCATTTATTTAATATGTTGATTGTGTATAAAAGAATGttaacaatatactccctccgttggcAAACACTtgatgtggttttagttcaaaattaAACTAAGACCACATCAAGTATTTCCAAATGGAGGTAATATCTAAAAATGTTAAACTTCTATGAATAATGTTGCCGATATACTCCCCCCGTTcgtaaatataagtattttttagagatttcactatagagactacattcggatgtatatagatgttTTTTAGAGTAtaagttcactcattttgctccgtatgtagactATAGAGGAATCTCTTAaaacacttatatttaggaacggagggagtatatggaaaATAAAATGCATATGAAAAATGCAGTAATCAGacatatatttttaaaatgttcatcatgtatttgaaaaatgttaaacatgtgtagaaaatgttcctgattaatacaaaaaatgtacaatatgtacGAAAGAATGTAGTCATCAAACACATATATTTTAGAAAAAATTTAAGTATGTTTTTGAAAATGTTAACCTTTATAAAAAATATCATTGATGTATACGAAAATCTTTAGTATTTATGAAAGGAAAGTAGTCATaaaaaacatgtatttgaaaaaatgttaataacatatttgaaaaaaaCAGAGAAAACCTAGAAAACACGAATTAAACCTCGAAAATAAAATGGAAACCGAATAAAACCCATGCAAGGGAATGGAAAAAGTGAATGCCgagaacaaaacaaagaaaaacgagagaagaagaaaacaaaaacaaccaaaaagaaaacaaaaaaccttGTGAAacgagaaagaaaaaaagaaaagagaaaaaggaaagaaaagaggaaACCAATAAAAGCCATAAAAGAAACAAAGAACACTTGTGTaaaaagaaaggaagaaggaaACTCAAATAAGAACTGATGAGGAAACGACAGGATCAAAaggaataataaaaataaaataacaaaaggGACCGAAAACCTGTACGTGGACCGACGAGTGAGCGAGCTGAGCTAGTGGGACGGCTCTATATGCGCGTGCTTAGGATGGACGAGAGTTAAACTTGTTATAGCTCTCGTGCCTTCGATGGTCTAGTTGGCAGAAAAATGAAAAGCAGGTTAAGCAGGTTAGGAGGGACGAGAGTTAAATACTGATTTTTTTTCCCTGAATGacatttttggagcatcgattttgttgTTTTACAAAGTCTAAAAAATTCTAAATTTCGCGGACATGAGCTCGGGCTAACGCAGGATCACATGGGCTCGTGCTAAGAAACTCCATGTCCGGCTATTCTGTGATTTGGTCACCCGTAACGAATGCGAAATAGTAGTGGAGTGCAGGAGCAGTAGACAGATTGCTGTAGGAGCTGGAGTGTCATGCGTGGACCAGCAGTACTCCGCGTACAGCACGGAGGAAATCAGGAGCAGGACACATGTGATGTGAAGTACAGTAGCAGCCCAGCACTCAACCCAAGcgtgcacatgcatgcatgcagccgCGCATGAACGGAGCAGGACGCCCGACCCACCGCCAGCGGCCCCGACCAAGCagcgggagagagggagagaccACCAGCCCAGCCGGCCCCGGACAAGGGCGAGCCATGCTCCCGCAGAATCTCGCCGGGATTCGTCCCGTGCGCCGCTGCGGCCGCCACGAACGCATCCAGCGCAACAGCCAACCAAAAAACGACCCGAGACCGGCGGCCGAGACGGACGACGGCCGGGGTCACGCGGCCTCGTCGCGTCGCGCGCGGTGCCGGGCGGCTCCGGCGCGGCGTGCTGCTGGCCACGCCGCTGCAGCTCTGCCATTGCAGCAGCACGATCTCGCATCGAATGAACGATCTAGACGGTAAAACGGCAACCGGCCAACGAGGCCCAGCGTGCACGGCGGCCGAGAGCGGCCGCTTGGCGTGGCCTCTCCCCGTGGATCGCTCACGGGCACGGGCACCTACCTACTCTACCTAGGCGATCTAGGCCCGGCCGGCAGAAGCAAAGCGACGAGGGGCGACGACCGAGCGAGCAGCATTTACCGTCTCGTCGGCATGCATGCGAGCGGATCCACCGATCGATGTGATGTGACCCCAGTAAACCTGCTGCCACTAGCCACACACGGACGGACGGCCCCAAACGCTCTCCCAGGGACGAGATAAATATTGCGATAAACCGCACGAGTAGCGGAGCAGAGCGAGTGGTAATCTAATCACCGTGCAGTCGCTTTCGTCCTCCTTCATTCCCGCTCCGTGAGAGTGAGGTCGTAAATTCGTAATGGTGACGGACTGATGGTGCATCTTGGCTCACTTTTATCCACGATGGAAAGAAGGGAGCAGATTGGGTGCATGGTAGTAATATCTTACTACTTTAAGCTGCACCATTAGGGTTAGCCAGGCAAGAGGAAAGGCGGCCCTGATCAAAAACAGTTCGCGGAAAGGGACGGAtcataaaaaatagaaaataaaaaaccaGGCCACCCAAACTGTAATACTGTATGCTTTGCTGCCTCGGACGTCGTGGTTACTTTCCGCGCTCGCTAGCGACGGTCGCAAGCAAAGCGAAGTGACAAGACCCGTCCGTCGGTGACCGGAGCCACCGGCCAAGATCATCAGTTGCTGGCTCCTCCCAAAGCTAGCTACTAGGCTACTAGCTCTCGTCGCCTCTCACCGCTCGAGGAGTCGCTTTGAACCCTTCATGGACCGGACTACTAGTAGCTAGCTAGGGCCAACGATTCTGCATGCCTGCAGTAATTTCCCAAACACACCTTGCCACTCACAGTGACAGTACGTCCCTggattttttttttgtttccgTGTCGATAtgtttttttatttaattttgCTGAGTCTATGAGCGTTCTTGAGTCTTGACTGCTTCAAACTGCACCCTAAAATGCTCGTAGTTTGAGCAGAAGCCAAGTGCCATTGCATAAACAGAGCAAGATAATAAACCAGTAGCCATTTCTTCATGCTACAGAGCGCATCATCATAAACCAGTAGCCTTCCAATTCTGCAGAGTACAACTACTGTTTCTTTTTTGAGGGGTGAGTACAACTACTGGTGGTACTCTTAGTACACTACCCGTCGCTTCAGGTGGTACATTACATAGTACGTACACCGAACGATAATACTACGGGaaaaaataaaacaaggccaaGCCCAAAGCTAATTAATAATCTTCCAGGCGGCGACGTGCAAGAACTGCTAAATAGGGCCGCGCCTGGGCTGGGCTCAGGCCGAGCTCTCCCGGGCGGCTACCATTAGCAGCAgtcggcggcgacggaggcgagcGCGCGGCGGAAGGCGGCGGGGGAGCAGCAGGGGATGCGGAGCGGGCCCTGGTGGTCGTACCCGTACTCCTGCGCGGCGCGGCCGAGGAGCTCCGCCAGCGCCGGTCGGCCCAGCAGCTCCGCCCGCACCAGGAACCGCTCCGCCTCGCTGCCGTCCCCGACGTGCACCGGCACGTGCCCCTCCGGCACCACCGCCCTCCCGCCCCGCCGCTTCGACgatggcgacgcgggcggcgaggagtCGTCGCCCACGCGGGACAGCCGCCGGATCAGCTGCCTCATCCCCGACCTGGCTAAGCTATGATCCGAGCGTCGGACGGGGGTGCTCTGCCGCTGCTgcgtgtgcccggcgcgcgcgagTGGAGCTGACCGGTGACCAGCGGAGCACGCACGGAGACGGAGACGCCGCGGCTGGCTCGCTTATTTATAGCGCCGGGGAGGTGTGACTGTGAGCCCCGGGTCGCAGTGGGGGTTGTCGGGTGGAGGGCACAAGCTCAGGTGGGACTGctgccgtgccgtgccgtgccatGCCGGACTCCTCCTCTTTTTGTGTCCCTCGACAGGCGCCCGGGAGCGCGAAATTCACGGTGTCACCCCCATTTTTCGTTGTTTCTTCTCATGATTAACGTGGGAGAACTGCACGTTGAAATGATTTACATTGTGCTTGGGCCAGTATTCATATCAATTTTTCTACGTGCATTTCGCACGATCACGGACAGGCTCATCATGATCGGTACGCGAGCACTGTGCGCAGGCACATGTGGAGAACAGCGGCCACTCCGGCTACGGCCGGCGGGACCCGTCGTCGCCATTGATGTCCCGATCTGGAACAGGCGTACCCGGCGGACGTGTCGAGCGGCGGACGCAGGAGCTGACGAGGTGGGCGACGACGTGACCGGCCAGTACAGTACGTCCATGCCTCCTCGGCCAGTGATTGTGGGTTCGGTGTCCGCCCGCTGTACCGGCCGTCACTTCCGGTGTTTCTGGCCGTCTGGTCTCAACCCGTGGTTACCGGTTACAGTTACTCTTTTTCTTTTTGCGAGGAACCGGTTACAGTTACTGATTAACCGTGGGAGCTTTTCGTTG
Proteins encoded:
- the LOC123099348 gene encoding auxin-responsive protein SAUR71 — protein: MRQLIRRLSRVGDDSSPPASPSSKRRGGRAVVPEGHVPVHVGDGSEAERFLVRAELLGRPALAELLGRAAQEYGYDHQGPLRIPCCSPAAFRRALASVAADCC